The following proteins come from a genomic window of Microbacterium sp. SY138:
- a CDS encoding HAD-IC family P-type ATPase — MDTTPADVSTGLTQAQVSERVAAGKTNAFVADTSRSAWSIVRANVFTLFNGIVFACFFVLFLVGRWQDALFGLAAFANAIIGCVQEFRAKSALDRLALMNAPRALVLRDGEEAEIAPSDVVLDDVLVLRAGEQVPADARVLASRGLQIDESMLTGESDPVEKQPGDDALSGAVVVAGEGTAIATRVGADSYANHFAGEAKRFSLVSSELRTSVNRVLKWVSWIIGPVGLLVLNAQIIVLGGYTTVFSNGAWVQAVVNTIASLTAMIPLGLVLMTSIAFAVGASRLARRQVLVNELPAVEGLARVDVICLDKTGTLTVGEIGFDEAHRLHGLAPEQAEDAAAALAWYAAAPDANPTARSMRTAYPVASPLVVSGYIPFSSARKWSAASFTGIPGTWVMGAPEMVFGDAATSAETELGRTVTALAETGRRTLVLGHAHATLSDADVDSERLPDGLAAIIVLTFREQVRPDAAQTLAYFGHQQVGIRIISGDNPRTVAAIAREVGLDVADGFDARELPDDDAQLADVLDQHTVFGRVTPEQKKRMVTALQSHGHTVAMTGDGVNDALAIKSADIGIAMNSGSPATKAVARLVLLDGQFSHLPDVVAEGRQVIANIERVSMLFLNKTVYATLLAIIFGAFLLEFPFLPRQLSITDGLTIGIPAFFLALMPNAARYVPGFLRRSLSFAIPSGIVVALGLTWYTFVARGLGVHEEQLRTGATVILAVVGIWILAVLARPLNRFKVAVVGAMFIFLIAVFTIPRAREFFVLVDPGEDLAVALTGITIVMVAAIEVVRFVHRRLVLTVPTRNAPRVTTSSSTVPVSSSAPVATVITTVVAVLAYVFGALATGFGILVFLGRYDPDVSASAFSLTGAAIALFGLLVFAVAAGVRRGSGLSRLMLTIFLGIAIALSAVVLVFGDRWDWGAALTVAFAAAIIVLLWTPPVSRTFGRILESSMGSGRP, encoded by the coding sequence AAGACGAACGCCTTCGTTGCCGACACGAGTCGCAGCGCCTGGAGCATCGTGCGCGCGAACGTGTTCACGCTCTTCAACGGCATCGTCTTCGCCTGCTTCTTCGTGCTGTTCCTGGTCGGACGCTGGCAGGACGCACTCTTCGGACTCGCCGCGTTCGCGAACGCGATCATCGGATGTGTGCAGGAGTTCCGGGCGAAGTCGGCGCTCGATCGTCTGGCGCTGATGAACGCGCCGCGTGCGCTGGTGCTGAGAGACGGCGAGGAGGCGGAGATCGCCCCCAGCGACGTGGTCCTCGACGACGTCCTCGTGCTCCGCGCCGGCGAGCAGGTGCCGGCCGATGCGCGGGTTCTCGCGTCGCGCGGGCTCCAGATCGATGAGTCGATGCTCACCGGGGAGTCGGACCCGGTCGAGAAGCAGCCCGGCGACGATGCGCTGTCCGGAGCCGTGGTCGTCGCAGGGGAGGGGACCGCGATCGCGACCCGCGTGGGCGCCGATTCCTACGCGAACCACTTCGCCGGGGAGGCGAAGCGTTTCTCCCTCGTCTCGAGTGAACTGCGCACCTCGGTCAACCGGGTGCTGAAATGGGTGAGTTGGATCATCGGCCCCGTCGGCCTGCTCGTCCTGAACGCGCAGATCATCGTGCTCGGCGGCTACACGACCGTGTTCTCGAACGGCGCGTGGGTACAGGCGGTGGTGAACACGATCGCGTCGTTGACGGCGATGATCCCGCTCGGCCTGGTACTCATGACGAGCATCGCCTTCGCCGTCGGAGCCTCACGACTCGCACGCCGGCAGGTTCTGGTGAACGAACTACCGGCTGTGGAAGGCCTCGCGCGCGTCGACGTCATCTGCCTCGACAAGACCGGCACGCTCACCGTCGGGGAGATCGGCTTCGACGAGGCACATCGCCTCCACGGCCTCGCCCCGGAACAGGCAGAGGACGCGGCGGCGGCGCTTGCCTGGTATGCCGCGGCGCCCGATGCGAACCCGACAGCACGGTCGATGCGGACGGCCTACCCGGTCGCCTCGCCACTCGTCGTGTCGGGGTACATCCCGTTCTCATCTGCACGAAAATGGAGTGCGGCGTCTTTCACCGGCATCCCTGGGACCTGGGTGATGGGAGCACCGGAGATGGTGTTCGGCGATGCGGCCACATCGGCGGAGACGGAGCTGGGGCGCACCGTGACGGCACTCGCCGAGACGGGCCGCCGCACTCTCGTGCTCGGCCACGCGCACGCGACGCTCTCGGACGCCGACGTCGACTCCGAGCGGCTCCCTGACGGACTCGCGGCCATCATCGTGCTGACCTTCCGCGAGCAGGTGCGCCCCGACGCCGCTCAGACACTCGCCTATTTCGGGCACCAGCAGGTGGGCATCCGCATCATCTCCGGCGACAACCCGCGTACGGTGGCGGCCATCGCCCGAGAAGTCGGTCTCGACGTGGCCGACGGCTTCGATGCCAGAGAGCTTCCCGATGATGACGCCCAGCTCGCCGACGTGCTCGACCAGCACACGGTGTTCGGGCGCGTCACCCCCGAGCAGAAGAAGCGCATGGTGACGGCGTTGCAGAGCCACGGACACACCGTCGCGATGACCGGAGACGGTGTCAATGACGCCCTCGCGATAAAGTCCGCGGATATCGGCATCGCGATGAACTCGGGCTCGCCGGCCACGAAGGCCGTTGCGAGGCTCGTGCTGCTCGACGGACAGTTCTCGCACCTGCCGGACGTCGTCGCCGAGGGGCGCCAGGTCATCGCGAACATCGAGCGCGTGTCGATGCTGTTCCTGAACAAGACGGTCTACGCGACACTGCTCGCGATCATCTTCGGGGCGTTCCTCCTCGAGTTCCCGTTCCTGCCGCGACAGCTCTCCATCACGGACGGCCTCACGATCGGCATCCCCGCCTTCTTCCTCGCGCTCATGCCGAACGCGGCGCGCTACGTGCCGGGTTTCCTCCGACGGTCTTTGAGTTTCGCGATCCCGTCGGGCATCGTCGTCGCGCTCGGGCTGACCTGGTACACGTTCGTCGCGCGTGGACTCGGTGTGCACGAGGAGCAGCTGCGCACGGGCGCCACCGTGATCCTGGCCGTCGTCGGCATCTGGATTCTGGCGGTCCTCGCCCGCCCGCTCAACCGGTTCAAGGTGGCGGTCGTCGGGGCGATGTTCATCTTCCTCATCGCGGTGTTCACGATCCCGCGCGCTCGCGAGTTCTTCGTGCTCGTCGACCCGGGGGAGGACCTCGCCGTCGCGCTCACCGGGATCACGATCGTGATGGTCGCGGCCATCGAAGTTGTGCGCTTCGTGCATCGCCGTCTGGTGCTGACGGTGCCGACGAGGAACGCTCCACGCGTGACGACGTCCTCCTCCACGGTGCCCGTCTCCTCGTCGGCCCCCGTCGCCACGGTGATCACCACGGTGGTCGCCGTGCTCGCATACGTCTTCGGCGCGCTGGCGACGGGCTTCGGGATACTGGTGTTCCTGGGACGCTACGACCCGGACGTGAGCGCCTCGGCCTTCTCGCTCACCGGTGCCGCCATCGCCCTGTTCGGTCTTCTGGTCTTCGCCGTCGCCGCCGGGGTCCGCCGCGGAAGCGGGCTCTCCCGCCTCATGCTCACGATCTTCCTCGGCATAGCGATCGCGTTGAGTGCGGTCGTCCTCGTGTTCGGAGACCGCTGGGACTGGGGAGCGGCCTTGACGGTCGCGTTCGCGGCCGCGATCATCGTGCTGCTGTGGACGCCACCGGTCTCCCGCACCTTCGGGCGGATACTCGAGAGTTCGATGGGGTCGGGTCGCCCCTGA